Sequence from the Synechococcus sp. HK05 genome:
GCAGGCTGACCGTATGGATGCTGCCGTGGCGCAAGTATGCAGGTCTCGGCTACAGCTTCCGGGAACCTGAATTTTCAGCAAGCGCATGCCGTCAGCGCTTGATCGCCACCCGGCGGCAGGTGATTCAGGATGTCACACGGCGCCAGGGCTTCGCGAGCCGGTGGCCGCTGCGCGGACACCGGCCCTGGCGCTCGCGTGATCTCTGATGTCCTTGCCGCCGCCGGGAAGTGTGGCGTTGGTTCATCACGCATAGCGTCCTCCCGCGGCTGCGGTGGCCCGGCGCTTTTGGGCCTGCTGTAAGCGCCTAGAAGCGGCAGTGGTGGCTGCGTCCTGGGCACTTGATGAATGCTCAGCTCTTAGAAGAGTTGCCGCACTGCTGATGCCCCAGGCACCCAGATCTAGAGCCGTAAAGATTCAAGAAGAGGGCCACGAAAGACCCGTCCCACCTGGCGCATAGTACGCCCGTACTGATACAATAAAGAGGTGATCAAGGGATCGCCTCCGCTGTCGCCGGAGCCCTTGAAAGGAATCTTCTGTGCTCTTTTATGTCCATGCTTTCACTCACCCAGGCCGCCGCATTGGCGCCGCCTGCTGCTTCTTTATTCGGCTCGCTGTTTCTCCCTGGCAGTGGCCAGCTGGTGATCGTGGCCGGTGGTGGCCGTGAACTCGCCTGGCCCTCTGAGCTGATCGCCACCCACTTGCTCAGCGCTTCCCGTGGCCGCTTGGTGCAATCGCTCTTCCATGGCGGTGCCCGCGGCGCTGATCAGGCGATCGCCTTGGCTGCCGATCAGCTCGGCTGGCCGCAGATCGCCTGCCCCGCTGCCTGGCAGCAGCACGGCCGCGCCGCTGGCCCGATCCGCAATCGCCAGATGCTCGAACGCTCGCTCGATCTGGCCTCCGCTCTACCCCTGGGCGCTGGCCTCTTGGTGATCGCCTTCCCGGGTTCCCGCGGCACCGCCTCCCTGGTGGATCAGGCCCGCCGCCTCAGCCGACGCTCAGCCATCCCGATCGAGGTGATCGATATCGCGGCTGCGGCATAGGCCACCTGCGCGATTCCCTCTCTTCTGCCTCTCCTCACTCCCAAACACCCATGTCAGTTGCCATTGCTGTCACCACACCTCCAGCCGATACGCCGCAGCTGCCCACCCTCTGGGAACTCGGCACTGATCTCCAGGCCGAAACCCACTGGATTGCTCGCCTCTCCGAGCGCCTCGATACCGAGGACGACGACGAACGCGCCCTCGCCATCGCCGATCTTGAGGAATCCCTGGCCCTGGAGGACAACAAACGCGAGGCCTTCATCCGCAAGGCCGATGCCACCTGCTGGGTGATCGAGCGCCTCCGCGCAGAAGCCAGCTACCACCTGGCCCAATCCAAGCGCTTCTCAGCCCTGGCCAAACGAGAAGACAACCGCGCCGACGCCCTCGAATCCACTCTCATCCACCTGCTCTCCCGCCTCGATCCCTCCGCCACTTCCCACCACCTCACCGATCACCACCTCTCCTCACGCACCACAGAAGCGATCGAGATCGATGACGCAGGTCTCCTCCCCCCAGATCTGCTGACCACCCAAACCACCACCACCCCCAACAAAACCTCCATCAAGGCCCGTATCCGCGCCCTCATCTCCACAGCCACCGCTGGCCTCCCCAAAGCAGAAGCCGCTCACCTCTCCTTCTCCCTTTCATCCACCGCCATCCCCGGCGCACGCCTCATCAAACGCCGCCACTGGTCCATCACCTGAGGGGGCCAGGGGCCCCTTTGCGATGGGGTTTTGCAGTTGCGGGCCCCACTTGCTTCTCACTCCACACACACCCACTTGTTCCCATGGCCATCACATCCACAGCCACCACCCACGCCACCCCTGTGGTGCGCCGGAGCCCTGCGAGCCGGCCGCCTTCCACGCTTCAGCTGCTTCGTGAATCCCTCAGCCAAAAGCCAGACGGTGCTCAACCATCGCAATCACCGCTGACACCTAATGACGACGGCGCCCTGGGCTCCTTGGCGGGATTCACGACCCGACAGATCGCGGCTCTCTCTGCTCCCCTCGATCGCGCCAACGTGCGCCAGCGGGAGCAGGGCCGCAGTCGCGTGAGCTACCTCGAGGGTTGGCAGGTGATTGCAGAAGCCAACCGCATCTTTGGCTTTGACGGCTGGGAGCGCTCCACCCTGATCAGCCGCTGCGTGGCGGAACACGAAAGGCCGATTGGCCGTGATCGCAAAAGCGGCTGGGGCGTGACCTACATCGCCCGCGTGCGCATCACCATCACCGCCGGCAACCGCACCCTCATCCGTGAGGGCTCCGGAGCTGGCCATGGCATCGACACCGACCTGGGCCTGGCCCATGAATCAGCGCTCAAGGAAGCCGAAACCGATGCCACCAAGCGGGCCCTGATGACCTTTG
This genomic interval carries:
- a CDS encoding SLOG family protein; translated protein: MLSLTQAAALAPPAASLFGSLFLPGSGQLVIVAGGGRELAWPSELIATHLLSASRGRLVQSLFHGGARGADQAIALAADQLGWPQIACPAAWQQHGRAAGPIRNRQMLERSLDLASALPLGAGLLVIAFPGSRGTASLVDQARRLSRRSAIPIEVIDIAAAA
- a CDS encoding siphovirus Gp157 family protein: MSVAIAVTTPPADTPQLPTLWELGTDLQAETHWIARLSERLDTEDDDERALAIADLEESLALEDNKREAFIRKADATCWVIERLRAEASYHLAQSKRFSALAKREDNRADALESTLIHLLSRLDPSATSHHLTDHHLSSRTTEAIEIDDAGLLPPDLLTTQTTTTPNKTSIKARIRALISTATAGLPKAEAAHLSFSLSSTAIPGARLIKRRHWSIT
- a CDS encoding RAD52 family DNA repair protein; translation: MAITSTATTHATPVVRRSPASRPPSTLQLLRESLSQKPDGAQPSQSPLTPNDDGALGSLAGFTTRQIAALSAPLDRANVRQREQGRSRVSYLEGWQVIAEANRIFGFDGWERSTLISRCVAEHERPIGRDRKSGWGVTYIARVRITITAGNRTLIREGSGAGHGIDTDLGLAHESALKEAETDATKRALMTFGNPFGLALYDKQQRQVSSAAPATPAPVPTGTKDPNTEVAGAPLQPAVITRLQEQIKALLPAQLEAFSKGFRTAFHVPDAQPSLAGLITTSRHQRWIEGFLAEAASA